AGAGGATGCCCAAGGACAAGCTATCCGTCTGGGGAGAATTTGCACGATTAATTTTACCAACGGGACTGGCAATAATCCCACGGTTTACCGGCAAATAACCGCCAGTGAAGCAGGTTGTTTAGTGGCGACTAATACTAACGCGGGCTCCTTAAGTCTGCCGCAGGAAATATTTATGGTGGTGAATAATTTTACGAATGTTCCCACTACTAGCAGCAGTCTGGGGGTACAGTTTTCCTTTCGGGGTCATGTGCCGGGGTTAACCTTTGAGCCGCCGCAAAACCAAGCGATAATCGTATTATATCCCGCCGCCGATGCCTCCGCCGATCCCTATCCCAACCAAGAAAAAAAATGTCTAGTTATCGCTTCTCTGTTAGGAATAATTAAACAAGGTACTTATACTGGAACTTCTCTAA
This Microcystis wesenbergii NRERC-220 DNA region includes the following protein-coding sequences:
- a CDS encoding pilus assembly FimT family protein, which produces MRRLNVHKNQGFTLLEILVALAITGVLAALTLPNLLAWLNSNKVQEATDSIQSALEDAQGQAIRLGRICTINFTNGTGNNPTVYRQITASEAGCLVATNTNAGSLSLPQEIFMVVNNFTNVPTTSSSLGVQFSFRGHVPGLTFEPPQNQAIIVLYPAADASADPYPNQEKKCLVIASLLGIIKQGTYTGTSLTNLDASKCEISLDGTQP